The Pseudobacteroides sp. genome window below encodes:
- a CDS encoding N-acetylmuramoyl-L-alanine amidase family protein: MKKIGEVLLTSAISFAMVSTSFAANSSVTNNNTIHKNQGTISIKVNGAAVKSDTAPIIVDNRTLVPARAIFEQLGARITWDEKTGQVGVELGDYKILLTINNNKASVNNKSVEMDVPAKIINSRTMIPLRFVGEQLNMEVGWNADEKLVTVNSKKSGNVMAKLDNIVYTPDGKNDKVTLHITNYSDYNIFKIDDPDKNRIVVDLPNTSMTIKNKINIKSAQIKAVRYSQFEEKVARVVLDVNDKAQYKVEKLPDKLVLSIAGTSTSSRGDEDRGETPTSSVTPTPTPTMTPTITSTPTPSELPTPTIVPTPTPASSDNSPEATSTPDPVNGQDENLEVKYSNENSREKVLINAESYSGYHITRYTEPDRIAIDIPNAKTSKDQQTINVNGKYIKKIRYAMFDEKTARVVLDVSGQVQFKSDIEDGKLVVSVDAPLFRNIKYSNMGDRVGFTLKGATLTEGGESLKKHYTGHYSENNTVYTITFPSSQADLDEGTMYIDDKYLKSIEIKKDSAKKTTSITFNATEKFVYNIFSRSNLNDTAITILKPALPGEKLVVIDPGHGGSEPGAESFGTVEKTFNLDISMRLDKLLKQAGIKSYIIREEDAYIGLYERAYIANDLNASLFLSIHNNAYYSKERGTETLYFPNRTNSAGFTSKRFAQIIQDNLINTLNTKNRGIVERPNLVVLKATKMPAALAEIAFMTNKDDFALLQSDSFKQKTAEALYKSILKGFSEM, from the coding sequence ATGAAAAAAATTGGAGAAGTTCTGCTGACCTCTGCGATTTCCTTTGCAATGGTATCGACTTCCTTTGCTGCCAATTCTAGCGTGACGAATAATAATACTATACATAAAAACCAAGGAACTATAAGCATTAAGGTAAACGGAGCAGCTGTCAAGTCGGATACAGCACCCATCATTGTAGACAATCGGACACTTGTTCCGGCCAGGGCTATTTTTGAGCAGCTAGGTGCACGTATAACCTGGGATGAAAAAACGGGACAGGTAGGTGTGGAACTAGGTGACTATAAAATACTACTTACCATTAATAACAATAAGGCGTCGGTAAATAATAAAAGCGTTGAAATGGACGTGCCGGCCAAAATTATAAACAGCAGGACGATGATACCTTTAAGGTTTGTCGGTGAACAGCTAAACATGGAAGTGGGATGGAATGCCGATGAAAAGCTTGTTACCGTTAATAGCAAGAAAAGTGGAAATGTAATGGCAAAACTTGATAACATAGTATACACTCCGGATGGAAAAAATGACAAGGTAACCTTACATATAACAAATTATTCCGATTACAACATATTTAAGATAGATGATCCCGATAAAAACAGAATAGTGGTTGACTTACCCAATACCAGCATGACTATAAAAAACAAGATCAACATAAAGTCAGCTCAGATTAAGGCTGTCCGGTATTCCCAATTTGAGGAAAAGGTTGCCAGGGTTGTTTTGGACGTAAATGATAAAGCCCAATATAAAGTTGAGAAGCTGCCTGACAAGTTGGTTTTGAGTATTGCAGGAACAAGTACTTCCAGCAGAGGTGATGAAGACAGAGGTGAGACACCAACAAGTAGTGTTACACCTACTCCGACACCGACAATGACGCCTACAATAACGTCTACACCCACACCTTCTGAACTACCTACTCCAACAATTGTTCCTACTCCCACACCGGCATCTTCGGATAACAGTCCGGAGGCAACTTCGACTCCAGACCCAGTAAACGGCCAGGATGAAAATTTGGAAGTTAAATATTCCAATGAAAATAGCAGGGAAAAGGTATTAATAAATGCAGAGAGCTACAGTGGTTATCATATTACCAGATATACAGAGCCGGACAGGATTGCGATTGATATTCCCAATGCTAAGACCTCCAAGGACCAGCAAACAATAAACGTAAACGGCAAGTACATAAAAAAGATTCGTTATGCGATGTTTGACGAAAAAACGGCCAGAGTTGTTTTAGACGTTTCGGGCCAGGTACAGTTCAAGTCTGATATTGAGGACGGTAAGCTGGTTGTAAGTGTAGATGCACCTCTTTTTAGAAATATAAAATACAGCAATATGGGAGATAGAGTAGGTTTTACACTGAAAGGGGCAACCCTTACAGAGGGCGGCGAAAGCTTGAAAAAGCATTATACAGGCCACTACAGTGAAAACAATACAGTATATACAATCACTTTCCCAAGCAGTCAGGCTGACCTTGATGAAGGCACAATGTACATAGATGACAAGTACTTAAAAAGCATTGAGATAAAAAAGGATAGTGCTAAGAAAACTACGAGCATAACTTTCAACGCAACTGAAAAGTTTGTTTACAACATATTTTCAAGATCAAATTTAAATGACACGGCCATAACTATTTTAAAGCCAGCACTGCCAGGTGAGAAGCTTGTAGTAATTGACCCGGGGCATGGTGGGAGTGAGCCGGGAGCAGAAAGCTTTGGAACAGTAGAAAAGACATTCAATCTGGATATTTCAATGAGGCTGGACAAGCTTTTAAAACAAGCAGGAATAAAATCCTACATAATAAGAGAAGAGGATGCTTATATAGGTCTTTATGAGAGGGCATATATTGCAAATGATCTGAATGCCTCCTTGTTTTTGAGCATACATAACAATGCCTATTACTCCAAAGAAAGAGGAACAGAGACTTTGTACTTCCCGAACCGCACTAATAGTGCAGGCTTTACCAGCAAGAGGTTTGCTCAGATAATACAGGATAATCTTATAAATACTTTGAATACTAAAAACAGGGGCATTGTTGAAAGACCAAACTTGGTAGTGTTAAAGGCCACAAAAATGCCTGCAGCTCTTGCAGAGATAGCATTTATGACAAACAAGGATGACTTTGCACTGCTGCAAAGTGACAGTTTCAAGCAGAAGACAGCAGAGGCACTGTATAAATCAATTTTAAAAGGCTTTAGTGAAATGTGA